The following proteins come from a genomic window of Geothrix edaphica:
- a CDS encoding ATP-dependent Clp protease adaptor ClpS — protein MARQVKEAGQVLTRQRAKVKEPGLWKVLLHNDDYTTQEFVVWLLKTIFRKSESEATAIMLAVHKAGVGVAGVYTKDVAETRAERGRQLAEREGFPLLLTVEAEDA, from the coding sequence ATGGCCAGGCAGGTGAAGGAGGCGGGCCAGGTCCTCACCCGCCAGCGGGCGAAGGTGAAAGAGCCTGGCCTGTGGAAGGTCCTCCTCCACAACGACGACTACACCACCCAGGAGTTTGTGGTGTGGCTGCTGAAGACGATCTTCCGCAAGAGCGAGTCCGAAGCCACGGCCATCATGCTGGCGGTCCACAAGGCGGGCGTGGGCGTGGCGGGCGTCTACACCAAGGACGTGGCCGAGACCCGCGCCGAGCGCGGCCGCCAGCTGGCTGAGCGCGAGGGCTTCCCCCTGCTGCTCACGGTGGAGGCGGAAGATGCCTGA
- a CDS encoding PqqD family protein: MTSFPDEPFLALVPVQALASEPGEGGTVVLIRPKILSPRWAWLVRLMKRPNFRVKLDARGTAVWQACDGTRTVAQVMEAMAQAHPGEPDAGFRAALFLRELARGGFVRFA, translated from the coding sequence ATGACCTCCTTCCCCGATGAACCCTTCCTCGCCCTCGTGCCGGTCCAGGCCCTGGCTTCAGAGCCCGGTGAGGGCGGGACGGTGGTGCTGATCCGGCCGAAGATCCTGTCGCCGCGCTGGGCCTGGCTGGTGCGGCTGATGAAGCGGCCCAACTTCCGGGTGAAGCTGGATGCCCGCGGCACGGCCGTGTGGCAGGCCTGCGACGGGACCCGCACCGTCGCCCAGGTGATGGAGGCCATGGCTCAGGCCCACCCCGGCGAGCCCGATGCCGGCTTCCGGGCCGCCCTGTTCCTCCGGGAACTGGCCCGGGGCGGGTTCGTGCGTTTCGCCTAG
- a CDS encoding OPT family oligopeptide transporter, translated as MQPFVPSDQNLREFSLRAVLIGLVMAVVLGSANAYLGLKAGMTIAATYPAAVIGMALIKLMKGTILEENMARTVGSIGESVAAGAIFTIPAFAISGIWPKFFTAGNYVTSALIMFAGGVLGIMFVALLRRVMVEDAELPYPESVAAAEIHKAGARGGSGTKFLFGAMGIGAGIQALVQISVFASTWEKFVAFKTTTINLVGTWKAKVAGGMLLSSPGISPAYMGVGYIIGPKLGALNFSGGIIAWGLLVPIITYFLAPGVLPEGASQGDWIALSYSVWKFIVRPIAIGGMLVGAGFTLFKMRKSLATGLTRSVSDMKKAASGEHVVDRVNKDLPFTNVLFGLGFAALVTFFITWRIFQVSPLVSFVAALVVVILGFFFAAISGYLVGIMGSSNNPISGLTLTALVITALVMVLLGVKGKEGVAAVLGVAAVVCVSAAVAGEMLQDLKAGHILGGTPWRMEMGDLIGVALASVVLFIPLMVLHEGDISAQGTKRIAELTAQQVQVVTAPDGQTYTLDQVKQLPADQKKAVLSLDAGFGSKQLAAPQAGLMALLSKGIVEGKMAWPLIIVGMMMGLAFILMQVKSPMLVSVGMYLPLETTFAIFLGGLIKGAVEMFGAKRGLNEAQKVRVENNGVLLAAGLIAGEALVGLLFASFAFFEVKYKIFADPGMFWISLLILAGIAVYLVKVPLANAGEADEPAPPSANF; from the coding sequence ATGCAACCCTTTGTCCCCTCCGACCAGAACCTGCGGGAGTTCTCCCTGCGGGCGGTGCTCATCGGCCTCGTCATGGCCGTGGTGCTGGGTTCCGCCAACGCCTACCTCGGCCTCAAGGCCGGCATGACCATCGCCGCCACCTATCCGGCGGCGGTCATCGGCATGGCCCTCATCAAGCTGATGAAGGGCACGATCCTGGAAGAGAACATGGCCCGAACGGTCGGCAGCATCGGCGAGTCCGTGGCCGCCGGCGCCATCTTCACCATCCCGGCCTTCGCCATCAGCGGCATCTGGCCCAAGTTCTTCACGGCCGGCAACTACGTCACCAGCGCGCTGATCATGTTCGCGGGCGGCGTGCTCGGCATCATGTTCGTGGCCCTGCTCCGCCGTGTGATGGTCGAAGACGCCGAGCTGCCCTACCCCGAGAGCGTGGCCGCCGCCGAGATCCACAAGGCCGGCGCCCGCGGGGGCAGCGGCACGAAGTTCCTGTTCGGCGCCATGGGCATCGGCGCCGGCATCCAGGCCCTGGTCCAGATCTCGGTCTTCGCCAGCACCTGGGAGAAGTTCGTGGCCTTCAAGACCACCACCATCAACCTCGTCGGAACCTGGAAGGCCAAGGTGGCGGGCGGCATGCTGCTCAGCTCCCCCGGCATCAGCCCCGCCTACATGGGCGTGGGCTACATCATCGGCCCCAAGCTCGGCGCCCTGAACTTCTCCGGCGGCATCATCGCCTGGGGTCTGCTGGTGCCCATCATCACCTACTTCCTGGCGCCCGGCGTCCTGCCTGAGGGCGCCTCCCAGGGGGACTGGATCGCCCTGTCCTACTCGGTGTGGAAGTTCATCGTCCGCCCCATCGCCATCGGCGGCATGCTCGTGGGCGCCGGCTTCACCCTCTTCAAGATGCGCAAGAGCCTGGCCACGGGCCTCACCCGTTCCGTCTCCGACATGAAGAAGGCCGCCTCCGGCGAGCACGTGGTGGACCGCGTCAACAAGGACCTGCCCTTCACCAACGTCCTGTTCGGCCTCGGCTTCGCGGCCCTGGTGACGTTCTTCATCACTTGGCGCATCTTCCAGGTGAGCCCGCTGGTCTCCTTCGTGGCGGCCCTGGTGGTGGTGATCCTGGGCTTCTTCTTCGCGGCCATCAGCGGCTACCTGGTCGGCATCATGGGTTCGAGCAACAACCCCATCTCCGGCCTGACCCTGACGGCCCTGGTGATCACCGCCCTCGTGATGGTGCTCCTCGGCGTGAAGGGCAAGGAGGGCGTCGCCGCAGTGTTGGGCGTGGCCGCCGTGGTTTGCGTGAGCGCGGCCGTGGCCGGCGAGATGCTGCAAGACCTCAAGGCCGGGCACATCCTCGGCGGGACCCCGTGGCGCATGGAGATGGGCGACCTCATCGGTGTGGCCCTGGCCTCCGTGGTGCTGTTCATCCCCCTCATGGTGCTGCACGAGGGCGACATCTCCGCCCAGGGCACCAAGCGCATCGCCGAGCTGACCGCCCAGCAGGTTCAGGTCGTCACGGCGCCTGACGGCCAGACCTACACCCTGGACCAGGTGAAGCAGCTGCCCGCGGACCAGAAGAAGGCCGTCCTCTCCCTGGATGCCGGCTTCGGCTCCAAGCAGCTGGCGGCGCCCCAGGCCGGTCTCATGGCCCTGCTCAGCAAGGGCATCGTGGAAGGCAAGATGGCCTGGCCGCTCATCATCGTCGGCATGATGATGGGCCTCGCCTTCATCCTCATGCAGGTGAAGAGCCCCATGCTGGTGTCGGTGGGCATGTATCTGCCCCTGGAGACCACCTTCGCCATCTTCCTGGGCGGCCTCATCAAGGGCGCCGTGGAGATGTTCGGCGCCAAGCGGGGCCTCAACGAGGCCCAGAAGGTGCGCGTGGAGAACAACGGCGTGCTCCTGGCCGCGGGCCTCATCGCCGGCGAGGCCCTGGTGGGCCTGCTCTTCGCGTCCTTCGCCTTCTTCGAGGTGAAGTACAAGATCTTCGCCGACCCGGGCATGTTCTGGATCAGCCTGCTGATCCTCGCCGGCATCGCCGTCTACCTGGTGAAGGTGCCCCTGGCCAACGCCGGCGAAGCCGACGAGCCCGCGCCGCCGAGTGCGAATTTCTGA
- the lnt gene encoding apolipoprotein N-acyltransferase has translation MPSLLRPLETAVLAGIFVLAFRFPGALGGWLEPAMALLFPLLLLEGLFKGRHAAWTWAAILAGLLLLYIWVPQTLASKGGLPFGLALLGMVLLSLWEATGLWLVALGSRWAFRRLGAPGAACVAAFLLLGWEAWGFHVYPWTWGAAFGSLPWPARSAAFLGASGLSALAWGAGAWTAAGLAAGASLRRTLAGPGFAVGLMVLLGGAWFLLPRGPERTLDVAMIQPNFAAGVRWPGMEAEMWRRSDALLHAQGWPRTGRPTLLLWPESSILGRDDRRPEPRLAAEAASRGVAWLFGTEGGPYNLVCGETAGRSPFVFAKTEPMAFGERTPGPGAFRGWMDQKMGFVSQEPGELQEGCAFAVPTPAGDLRVHPLICSEALMPGRARRGFELGHADLLSNHTNDGWFDRSIATDLHAAQIRLRAPELGVPLLRATLTGKSGVFHEDGRFELWGEPLSEGAYAVPLRWRPIRTPARSAWLLPGLLAGLALVTVLLGWKALPRKA, from the coding sequence ATGCCCTCCCTCCTCCGCCCCCTGGAAACCGCCGTGCTGGCGGGGATCTTCGTGCTGGCCTTCCGCTTTCCCGGGGCGCTGGGGGGCTGGCTGGAGCCGGCCATGGCGCTGCTCTTCCCCCTGCTGCTGCTGGAGGGCCTGTTCAAGGGGCGGCACGCGGCCTGGACCTGGGCGGCCATCCTGGCGGGCCTGCTCCTTCTATACATCTGGGTGCCCCAGACCCTGGCCTCCAAGGGCGGGCTGCCCTTCGGCCTGGCCCTGCTGGGGATGGTCCTGCTGAGCCTCTGGGAGGCCACGGGCCTCTGGCTGGTGGCTCTGGGTTCCCGGTGGGCCTTCCGACGCCTCGGGGCCCCGGGCGCGGCCTGCGTGGCAGCCTTCCTCCTGCTGGGCTGGGAAGCCTGGGGCTTCCACGTCTATCCCTGGACCTGGGGCGCGGCCTTCGGTTCCCTGCCCTGGCCGGCACGCTCCGCGGCCTTCCTCGGCGCCTCGGGCCTGTCGGCCCTGGCCTGGGGCGCGGGGGCCTGGACGGCGGCCGGGCTGGCGGCGGGCGCCTCCCTGCGGCGGACGCTGGCGGGCCCGGGCTTCGCCGTGGGGCTGATGGTCCTCCTGGGCGGGGCCTGGTTCCTGCTGCCGCGGGGACCGGAGCGGACCCTGGACGTGGCCATGATCCAGCCCAACTTCGCCGCGGGTGTGCGCTGGCCGGGCATGGAAGCCGAGATGTGGCGGCGCAGCGATGCGCTGCTGCACGCCCAGGGCTGGCCCCGCACCGGGCGCCCCACCCTGCTGCTCTGGCCCGAGAGTTCCATCCTGGGCCGGGATGACCGGCGCCCGGAGCCGCGGCTGGCCGCCGAGGCGGCCTCCCGGGGCGTGGCCTGGCTCTTCGGCACTGAGGGCGGCCCGTACAACCTGGTGTGCGGCGAAACGGCCGGACGATCCCCCTTCGTCTTCGCCAAGACGGAGCCCATGGCCTTCGGCGAGCGCACACCGGGCCCTGGGGCCTTCCGCGGGTGGATGGACCAGAAGATGGGCTTCGTGTCCCAGGAGCCCGGGGAACTCCAGGAGGGCTGCGCCTTCGCCGTGCCGACCCCCGCCGGCGACCTGCGCGTCCACCCCCTCATCTGCAGCGAGGCCCTCATGCCCGGGCGGGCGCGCCGGGGCTTCGAGCTGGGCCATGCAGACCTGCTGAGCAACCACACCAATGACGGCTGGTTCGACCGCAGCATCGCCACGGACCTGCATGCCGCGCAGATCCGCCTGCGGGCGCCGGAGCTGGGCGTGCCTCTGCTGCGGGCCACGCTCACGGGCAAGTCCGGCGTGTTCCACGAGGATGGCCGCTTCGAACTCTGGGGCGAGCCCCTCAGCGAGGGCGCCTACGCCGTGCCCCTGCGCTGGCGGCCCATTCGCACCCCGGCCCGCTCCGCGTGGCTGCTGCCGGGACTCCTGGCGGGGCTGGCGCTCGTGACGGTGCTGCTAGGCTGGAAGGCTCTGCCCCGGAAGGCCTGA
- a CDS encoding helix-turn-helix domain-containing protein, which translates to MSTPLDQKSLEELDATDLRLLIEDQVSECKTIDYKRTLPGRTDADRREFLHDVSSFANASGGHLLFGMKEERGIAMEILGLRDINPDQEITRLEEMLRSGLRPRIYGLQMKAVLIEEGSWVLVLRIPRSWNPPHQVTFQSDMRFSARGLTGKYLMDVDELRSTLEVSDVLGERARNFRLERIAKVKAGETPSEEIDGAHIVLHLLPLSAFTGKRRLDFARGAGHWPFDPPPFMGSGFSSRYCFEGYAFTSGYPKVDTYRLYFRSGAMEYVDFRPSHIGQNDRFDRMLPSTVIEKITRQNLEHALITAKTLELEPPAFLSLSMAGAKGWIWAAGDRFLQREVPFDRDPLLFSEQFVESFDGDIEGLLKALVDPVWHAAGWEQSPNFIEGKWAPDHR; encoded by the coding sequence ATGAGCACTCCCCTAGACCAGAAAAGCCTGGAGGAACTGGACGCGACGGATCTTCGCCTACTCATCGAGGACCAGGTCTCCGAGTGCAAAACCATCGACTACAAGCGCACCCTCCCTGGCAGGACAGATGCGGATCGCAGGGAGTTCCTGCACGATGTCAGTTCGTTTGCGAATGCATCCGGTGGACACCTTCTCTTCGGGATGAAGGAGGAGCGAGGGATCGCAATGGAGATTCTTGGCCTCCGTGACATCAACCCGGATCAGGAGATCACTCGACTGGAGGAGATGCTTCGGAGCGGCCTTCGCCCGCGAATCTACGGACTTCAAATGAAGGCGGTCCTCATCGAAGAAGGTTCATGGGTGCTCGTCCTGCGTATCCCCAGGAGCTGGAACCCACCACACCAAGTCACCTTCCAATCGGACATGCGGTTCTCTGCAAGAGGCCTGACAGGGAAATACTTGATGGACGTGGATGAGCTTCGATCAACCCTGGAGGTCTCGGATGTCTTGGGAGAGAGGGCTCGAAACTTCCGCCTGGAGAGGATTGCCAAGGTGAAGGCAGGAGAGACACCCTCTGAGGAAATAGATGGTGCTCATATCGTGCTGCACCTTCTCCCACTGTCGGCCTTCACGGGGAAGAGAAGGCTGGACTTCGCTCGGGGAGCTGGTCACTGGCCCTTCGATCCGCCTCCGTTCATGGGTTCGGGCTTCTCATCTCGATACTGCTTCGAAGGCTACGCTTTCACCTCCGGCTATCCCAAGGTAGACACCTATCGCCTTTACTTTCGCTCGGGTGCGATGGAGTACGTCGATTTCCGCCCCTCCCACATTGGCCAGAATGATCGCTTCGACCGGATGCTTCCATCGACCGTGATAGAGAAGATCACACGGCAGAACCTGGAGCATGCCCTGATAACTGCGAAGACTTTGGAACTCGAACCGCCTGCCTTCCTCTCACTCAGCATGGCGGGTGCGAAAGGTTGGATATGGGCGGCTGGAGATCGTTTCCTCCAGCGGGAAGTACCCTTCGACCGTGATCCCCTGCTTTTCTCGGAACAGTTCGTGGAGAGCTTCGATGGCGACATTGAAGGACTCCTCAAGGCTCTCGTCGACCCCGTTTGGCATGCAGCAGGTTGGGAGCAGTCCCCGAATTTCATCGAAGGGAAGTGGGCACCGGACCACCGATGA
- a CDS encoding GNAT family N-acetyltransferase: MDRDLLVPEPLSTPHGTVAFFDETWSVDPRELQIFFQAEEVYWTADRTIGQWRRLLACSRLLTARLVPEGHRGGRLVGATRLWSDHAYEAKLYDVVTARDLMGQGIATELVKWALRHPWAGEVQRYVLETRDAADFYPRFGFRLGAEVDSFHMRVGLAELEQRGLR, translated from the coding sequence ATGGACCGCGATCTCCTCGTACCTGAGCCTCTGTCGACCCCCCACGGCACCGTGGCCTTCTTCGACGAAACCTGGAGCGTGGACCCCCGCGAGCTCCAGATCTTCTTCCAGGCGGAGGAGGTCTACTGGACCGCGGACCGCACCATCGGCCAGTGGCGGCGGCTGCTGGCCTGCTCCCGCCTCCTCACGGCCCGGCTCGTGCCCGAGGGGCACCGGGGCGGCCGCCTGGTGGGCGCCACCCGGCTCTGGTCCGATCACGCCTACGAAGCCAAGCTCTACGACGTGGTGACCGCCCGGGACCTGATGGGCCAGGGCATTGCCACGGAGCTGGTGAAGTGGGCCCTGCGGCACCCCTGGGCCGGCGAGGTCCAGCGCTACGTCCTCGAGACCCGGGACGCGGCGGACTTCTATCCGCGCTTCGGCTTCCGCCTGGGGGCGGAGGTCGACAGCTTCCACATGCGCGTGGGCCTCGCCGAGCTCGAGCAGCGGGGCCTGCGATGA
- a CDS encoding TrmH family RNA methyltransferase — protein MPTLTSKANPRFRDLLARLRPGGARREATLLLGGKLIEAWAEARQTTAGKRLRPALWLRLEQTAPHSLEEVLGTETLVLGEALMRELADAGSPPDHALLADLGPEPAGALPGRVLGAWGIQDPGNLGAVLRSAAAFGFQEVLLGPGCADPFHPKALRGSMGAAFLLPLRRVARLEPDGGHWYALDGGPGAVPLAEADLSEPLRLWVGNEGHGWQGVTLPEGVQRLAIPIEGVESLNAAVATGIACYEVARRSRP, from the coding sequence ATGCCCACCCTCACCAGCAAGGCCAATCCGCGCTTCAGAGACCTCCTGGCCCGCCTCCGGCCGGGTGGCGCCCGGCGTGAGGCCACGCTGCTGCTGGGCGGGAAGCTCATCGAGGCCTGGGCCGAGGCCCGACAGACCACCGCCGGGAAACGCCTGCGCCCGGCCCTCTGGCTGAGGCTCGAACAGACCGCTCCCCACTCCCTGGAGGAGGTCCTGGGCACGGAGACCCTGGTCCTGGGCGAGGCCCTCATGCGGGAGCTGGCGGATGCCGGCAGTCCGCCCGATCATGCCCTGCTCGCGGACCTGGGCCCGGAACCCGCGGGGGCCCTGCCCGGCCGCGTCCTCGGCGCCTGGGGCATCCAGGATCCCGGCAACCTGGGGGCCGTGCTCCGCAGCGCCGCGGCCTTCGGCTTCCAGGAGGTCCTGCTGGGCCCCGGTTGCGCCGATCCCTTCCATCCGAAGGCCCTGCGCGGCAGCATGGGCGCGGCCTTCCTCCTGCCCCTGCGCCGGGTGGCGCGCCTGGAGCCGGATGGCGGCCATTGGTACGCCCTGGACGGCGGCCCGGGCGCCGTGCCCCTGGCGGAAGCGGATCTCTCCGAGCCTCTGCGCCTCTGGGTGGGCAACGAGGGTCACGGCTGGCAGGGCGTGACCCTGCCCGAAGGCGTGCAGCGCCTCGCCATCCCCATCGAAGGGGTGGAGAGCCTCAACGCCGCCGTGGCCACGGGCATCGCGTGCTATGAAGTGGCGAGAAGGTCCAGACCTTGA
- a CDS encoding DUF6896 domain-containing protein — translation MAVERGEAYTLNGNPMDTHLNLLIQDYARAVNSAVALMQKGGLPKPSSNIEWSRYEIPQKGVLPGGVPYFKHGFGCFVELPGSPVDFDFGFEGQTNGFDSGRLLRFAGDRLHSYGFSSVADFESIFKQAVDSGSLRFSGYVLYYPEPSNGA, via the coding sequence ATGGCTGTTGAGAGAGGCGAAGCCTACACTCTGAACGGGAACCCCATGGACACTCATCTAAACCTCCTCATTCAGGACTATGCCCGCGCGGTCAATTCAGCCGTCGCCTTGATGCAGAAGGGAGGATTACCGAAACCATCAAGCAACATAGAGTGGTCCAGGTATGAGATTCCCCAGAAGGGAGTCCTTCCCGGTGGCGTTCCTTACTTCAAACACGGGTTTGGTTGCTTTGTGGAACTGCCAGGAAGCCCTGTGGATTTTGATTTCGGATTTGAAGGACAAACTAACGGCTTCGATTCTGGACGGCTTTTGCGATTTGCTGGCGATAGGCTTCACTCGTATGGGTTCTCCTCAGTAGCTGATTTCGAAAGCATATTCAAGCAAGCCGTGGACAGCGGTTCGCTTCGGTTTTCGGGCTACGTCCTCTATTACCCTGAGCCCAGCAACGGCGCTTAG
- the clpA gene encoding ATP-dependent Clp protease ATP-binding subunit ClpA, with amino-acid sequence MPESPNISADLNQGFQRAFELAKARRHEDVALEHLLLALLDDPHAAKALKGCGVKLDALRRDLEAALERLFEPVPEGEEVQPHSTLGFVRVVERALVHAFSAGQKEVGGGELLPAFLEEEASHARHLLEKHGVKRLALLKVLSHGPAAAKAKASAKKQVEQEPEEEGTVAEHPLEAYATDLVARAAAGRLDPLVGREAEITRMAQVLCRRRKNNPLLVGEPGVGKTAIVEGLARRIHEGKVPEPLKHARIFALDLGALLAGSRYRGDFEERLKAVLKALGDEPGAILFVDELHTLVGAGATSGGAMDAANLLKPALASGDLRCIGATTFQDLKGSLDRDRALSRRFQVVEVSEPTTADALDILQGLKSSYESHHGVKYSDEALEAAVRLASKHLTDRKLPDSALDVVDEAGAAQKLLPRKERAKKIGALEIEAVVARMARVPVASVSADDREALANLEGALKGQIYGQDAACEAVAGAIKLARSGLRDPLKPMGCFLFAGPTGVGKTELAKQLARALGIAFLRFDMSEYQEKHTVARLIGAPPGYVGYEEGGLLTDAVRKSPHAVLLLDELEKAHPDLFGILLQVMDHATLTDSHGRSADFRHTVLVMTTNVGARELSARQVGFAEAGARRTATGALEKAFSPEFRNRLDAILQFAPLGRESMVRVADKHLRELEDQLQEKGVSLVCTSAARAWLAEKGHDPAFGARPMARLIERELRRPLAEALLFGPLAKGGRATVDLQDGRLCLSFG; translated from the coding sequence ATGCCTGAATCCCCGAACATCAGTGCGGACCTGAACCAGGGGTTCCAGCGGGCCTTCGAGCTGGCCAAGGCGCGGCGCCACGAGGACGTGGCCCTGGAGCACCTGCTGCTGGCCCTGCTGGACGATCCCCATGCCGCCAAGGCGCTGAAGGGCTGCGGCGTGAAGCTCGACGCCCTGCGCCGCGACCTGGAGGCCGCCCTGGAGCGCCTGTTCGAGCCCGTCCCCGAGGGCGAGGAGGTCCAGCCCCACAGCACCCTGGGCTTCGTGCGGGTGGTGGAGCGGGCCTTGGTCCACGCCTTCAGCGCCGGGCAGAAGGAGGTCGGCGGCGGCGAGCTGTTGCCGGCCTTCCTGGAGGAGGAGGCCAGCCACGCCCGGCACCTCCTGGAGAAGCACGGCGTGAAGCGGCTGGCGCTGCTCAAGGTGCTGAGCCACGGGCCCGCGGCGGCGAAGGCGAAGGCCTCCGCCAAGAAGCAGGTCGAGCAGGAGCCTGAAGAAGAAGGCACCGTGGCCGAGCACCCCCTGGAGGCCTATGCCACGGACCTGGTGGCCCGGGCCGCGGCGGGGCGGCTGGATCCCCTGGTGGGCCGCGAGGCGGAGATCACGCGCATGGCCCAGGTGCTGTGCCGCCGCCGGAAGAACAACCCGCTGCTGGTGGGCGAGCCCGGCGTCGGCAAGACCGCCATCGTCGAGGGTCTGGCCCGCCGCATCCACGAGGGGAAAGTGCCCGAACCCCTGAAACATGCGCGGATCTTCGCCCTGGACCTGGGGGCGCTGCTGGCGGGCAGCCGCTACCGGGGCGACTTCGAGGAGCGCCTCAAGGCCGTGCTGAAGGCCCTGGGCGATGAGCCCGGCGCCATCCTCTTCGTGGATGAGCTGCACACCCTGGTGGGCGCCGGCGCCACCAGCGGCGGCGCCATGGACGCCGCCAACCTGCTGAAGCCGGCCCTCGCTTCGGGCGACCTGCGCTGCATCGGCGCCACCACCTTCCAGGACCTGAAGGGCTCCCTGGACCGCGACCGCGCCCTGTCCCGGCGCTTCCAGGTGGTGGAGGTGAGCGAGCCGACCACGGCCGATGCGTTGGACATCCTGCAGGGCCTGAAAAGCTCGTACGAGTCCCACCATGGGGTGAAGTACTCGGACGAGGCCCTGGAGGCCGCCGTGCGCCTGGCGTCCAAACACCTGACGGACCGCAAGCTGCCGGACAGCGCCCTCGATGTGGTGGACGAGGCCGGAGCCGCCCAGAAGCTGCTGCCGAGGAAGGAACGGGCCAAGAAGATCGGCGCGCTGGAGATCGAGGCCGTGGTGGCCCGCATGGCACGGGTACCCGTCGCCTCGGTGAGTGCGGACGACCGCGAGGCCCTGGCAAACCTGGAAGGGGCCCTCAAGGGCCAGATCTACGGCCAGGACGCCGCCTGCGAGGCCGTGGCCGGAGCCATCAAGCTGGCCCGGTCCGGCCTGCGGGATCCGCTGAAGCCCATGGGCTGCTTCCTCTTCGCCGGGCCCACGGGCGTGGGCAAGACGGAGCTGGCCAAGCAGCTGGCCAGGGCCCTGGGCATCGCCTTCCTGCGCTTCGACATGAGCGAGTACCAGGAGAAGCACACGGTGGCCCGGCTCATCGGCGCGCCGCCGGGCTATGTGGGCTACGAGGAGGGCGGCCTGCTGACGGACGCCGTGCGGAAATCCCCCCACGCCGTGCTGCTGCTGGACGAGCTGGAGAAGGCCCACCCGGATCTCTTCGGCATCCTGCTCCAGGTGATGGACCACGCCACGCTCACGGACAGCCACGGCCGCAGCGCGGACTTCCGCCACACCGTGCTGGTGATGACCACCAACGTGGGCGCCCGGGAGCTGTCGGCCCGGCAGGTGGGCTTCGCGGAGGCCGGGGCCCGGAGGACGGCCACCGGCGCCCTGGAGAAGGCCTTCAGCCCCGAGTTCCGCAACCGGCTCGACGCCATCCTTCAGTTCGCGCCCCTGGGCCGCGAGTCGATGGTCCGCGTGGCGGACAAGCACCTGCGGGAACTGGAGGATCAGCTCCAGGAGAAGGGCGTCAGCCTCGTCTGCACCTCCGCGGCCCGGGCCTGGCTGGCGGAGAAGGGCCACGACCCGGCCTTCGGCGCCCGCCCCATGGCGCGGCTCATCGAGCGCGAGCTGCGCCGCCCCCTGGCCGAGGCACTTCTCTTCGGGCCCCTGGCCAAGGGTGGCCGGGCCACCGTGGACCTCCAGGACGGCCGGCTGTGCCTGTCTTTCGGCTGA
- a CDS encoding dsDNA nuclease domain-containing protein codes for MTPSPDTVPAVGDPGDDTARRYRYQWTYAAICCCMLLDETEDVEEVFCEHHEDIVLRHTGGMFSGLQIKTRESNQDVWKANEATVINSCARFAKLENQFPGQFRVFRFLTNHPLFAAENGKNLRYVLNKIKTTHSIQDLPGPVARFLRRVAQEADLSQEIVFTALSKTEASDDLPKLADIDVRLVATLTEVWTRAADCAHSLIVKVGSNLTWECGKASSLAHQDVLPAYISATIDPEGRELLIRIESKCINRSHFIDLLEAGLNLNATLEGAPEAWSEPGVGNRDLLLKKLDAGGFSAISRNSALDLRDKADYLGIVWTRKHGRESGLQRYGHVRSLVLSDAARVFEIAKSEEHLFGLEMLSELRSRFLQRRMDGSQLYECSNEHLEGVAYSLTSECLVQWSLDRPWEVQG; via the coding sequence ATGACTCCGTCCCCTGACACTGTCCCAGCAGTTGGGGATCCGGGGGATGATACTGCTCGACGATATCGATACCAGTGGACATATGCTGCAATTTGTTGCTGCATGTTGCTGGATGAGACGGAGGATGTTGAAGAAGTATTTTGTGAACATCATGAAGATATAGTGTTGAGACACACTGGTGGGATGTTTTCAGGATTACAGATAAAAACTCGTGAATCAAATCAAGATGTATGGAAAGCCAATGAAGCCACTGTAATTAATTCATGTGCCCGTTTTGCAAAACTGGAAAACCAATTCCCTGGCCAATTCCGTGTATTCCGTTTTCTTACAAATCACCCATTATTTGCAGCAGAGAACGGAAAAAATCTTCGATATGTCCTTAATAAAATAAAGACGACTCACTCAATACAGGATCTTCCTGGGCCCGTTGCAAGATTTCTGCGTCGTGTTGCCCAGGAAGCCGATCTATCGCAAGAAATTGTATTTACAGCACTTTCCAAAACTGAGGCTAGTGATGATCTGCCTAAACTCGCCGACATTGATGTCAGGCTAGTCGCCACCCTCACGGAAGTTTGGACTAGGGCTGCCGATTGCGCCCATTCCTTAATCGTGAAAGTTGGGAGCAATTTGACATGGGAATGTGGGAAAGCTTCTTCCCTCGCGCATCAAGATGTATTGCCCGCCTATATTTCAGCAACTATCGACCCAGAGGGGAGAGAATTACTTATTCGCATTGAATCTAAATGTATCAACCGTTCGCATTTTATTGATTTGCTTGAGGCCGGCTTAAATTTGAACGCCACACTTGAAGGAGCCCCTGAGGCATGGTCGGAACCTGGTGTCGGCAATAGGGACCTTCTTCTAAAAAAACTTGATGCAGGTGGTTTTTCGGCAATATCTCGCAATTCTGCCTTAGATCTTCGAGATAAAGCCGATTATTTAGGAATCGTTTGGACCAGGAAGCATGGCCGTGAATCGGGCCTTCAGCGATACGGGCATGTTCGATCGCTCGTTCTCAGCGACGCGGCGCGCGTATTCGAGATAGCAAAATCAGAAGAGCATTTGTTTGGGTTGGAGATGCTCTCAGAACTACGCTCTCGTTTTCTTCAGCGCCGGATGGATGGTAGTCAATTATACGAATGTAGTAACGAGCATCTAGAGGGTGTTGCTTATTCGTTGACGTCAGAGTGTCTAGTTCAATGGAGCCTCGACCGGCCATGGGAGGTCCAGGGATGA